A single genomic interval of Brevundimonas diminuta harbors:
- a CDS encoding MerR family transcriptional regulator has translation MSARSLTIGRLAESAGVNLETVRYYERIGLMPAPARTEGGHRSYEPEHAQRLRFIRRSRELGFGIDAIRRLIALSEPGVQACCEVRDMAQDHIASVDAKIADLERLRTVLKQAVADCSEGGRVRCPVIAELGSIA, from the coding sequence ATGTCCGCACGAAGTTTGACGATCGGGCGCCTCGCAGAGAGCGCCGGGGTGAACTTGGAAACGGTGCGCTACTACGAGCGGATCGGCCTGATGCCCGCCCCGGCCCGCACCGAGGGCGGACACAGGAGCTATGAGCCGGAACACGCCCAACGCCTGCGCTTCATCCGCCGGTCCCGCGAACTGGGATTCGGCATCGACGCCATTCGGCGGCTGATCGCGTTGAGTGAGCCGGGCGTCCAGGCCTGCTGCGAAGTCCGCGACATGGCCCAGGACCACATCGCCAGCGTGGACGCCAAAATCGCGGATCTGGAGCGGCTCCGGACGGTGCTTAAGCAGGCCGTCGCGGACTGCAGCGAAGGCGGGCGGGTTCGGTGTCCGGTGATCGCAGAACTCGGATCGATCGCATAG
- a CDS encoding MFS transporter permease yields the protein MAIDQDRPNIPEVAVSASAAIGGVASVFAWAACCVLPLALSVAGVSFAGAAVIAGARTWLTLLAAVILAAGWLLHWRRLRMCRKDASCRRPSRLAFWLLVIASLLIVLSLAWQPYIEPWAMPRLAAMR from the coding sequence ATGGCCATCGATCAAGACCGGCCCAACATTCCTGAGGTCGCCGTCAGCGCCTCGGCCGCCATCGGCGGTGTGGCCTCGGTGTTCGCCTGGGCCGCGTGCTGTGTACTGCCTCTGGCTCTCTCGGTGGCGGGCGTGTCCTTCGCCGGCGCCGCGGTCATCGCGGGCGCGCGAACCTGGCTGACGCTTCTGGCCGCCGTCATCTTGGCCGCCGGCTGGCTGCTGCATTGGCGTCGCCTGCGGATGTGTCGGAAGGACGCATCCTGCCGCCGGCCCTCGCGTCTGGCGTTCTGGCTGCTGGTGATCGCCAGCCTGCTGATCGTCCTGTCCCTGGCCTGGCAGCCCTACATCGAACCATGGGCCATGCCGCGACTGGCGGCCATGCGATGA
- a CDS encoding GDCCVxC domain-containing (seleno)protein, producing MSPAIVLESTLTCPHCGHVATETMPTDACIWFYDCLGCGVKLKPQPGDCCVFCSYADVPCPPIQVDGKGCCG from the coding sequence ATGAGCCCCGCCATCGTTCTGGAATCGACGCTGACCTGCCCGCACTGCGGTCACGTCGCGACCGAGACCATGCCCACCGACGCCTGCATCTGGTTTTACGATTGCCTCGGTTGCGGCGTGAAGCTGAAGCCTCAACCCGGCGATTGCTGCGTGTTCTGCTCCTATGCCGACGTGCCGTGTCCGCCGATCCAGGTGGATGGAAAGGGCTGTTGCGGCTAG
- a CDS encoding bleomycin resistance protein yields the protein MTDHATPNLPSRDFEATSQFYTRLGFQQGWRDEGWMILKRGGLTLEFFPHPELDPLTSNFSCCLRLDDLDAFYAVCLGTGLPETCWGQPRLHAPKIEESGMRIGALIDPDGTLIRLIQN from the coding sequence GTGACCGATCACGCCACGCCCAACCTGCCGTCGCGGGATTTCGAAGCTACGTCCCAGTTCTACACTCGACTGGGCTTCCAGCAGGGCTGGCGCGACGAAGGGTGGATGATCCTGAAACGGGGCGGGCTGACGCTTGAGTTCTTCCCGCACCCGGAACTTGATCCGCTGACCAGCAACTTCAGCTGTTGCCTGCGGCTTGACGATCTCGACGCGTTCTACGCCGTGTGCCTTGGCACCGGACTGCCGGAGACGTGCTGGGGCCAACCCCGATTGCACGCGCCCAAGATCGAGGAGTCGGGCATGCGGATCGGCGCGCTCATCGACCCGGACGGAACCCTGATCCGCCTGATCCAGAACTGA
- a CDS encoding manganese efflux pump MntP, producing MSTDAFAAAVGRGALHRPNLAGAVKAGLVFGCIEAITPVIGWGLGMVAAGLVERVDHWIAFGLLAAVGGKMIWEATRPLAEDAPRRSGPWALIAMAVGTSIDAAAVGVGLAFIGANIWVIAASIGVTTFLLTTIGMLIGRAVGQRFGKIAELLGGLALVALGLMILLEHLGVIGA from the coding sequence ATGTCTACCGACGCCTTCGCCGCCGCCGTTGGGCGTGGTGCTTTGCATCGACCGAACCTGGCCGGCGCCGTGAAGGCAGGCCTGGTATTCGGGTGTATCGAGGCCATCACCCCGGTGATTGGCTGGGGGCTCGGCATGGTCGCTGCAGGCCTCGTCGAACGCGTGGATCATTGGATCGCCTTCGGCCTCCTCGCCGCTGTTGGCGGCAAGATGATCTGGGAAGCGACCCGTCCCCTGGCTGAGGATGCCCCACGCCGGTCCGGACCTTGGGCGCTGATCGCCATGGCGGTCGGGACCAGCATCGACGCGGCGGCTGTTGGCGTCGGCCTGGCCTTCATCGGAGCCAATATCTGGGTTATCGCGGCCTCAATCGGCGTCACGACCTTCCTGCTGACCACGATCGGCATGCTGATTGGCCGGGCCGTCGGCCAGCGTTTTGGCAAGATCGCCGAGCTTCTGGGAGGGCTCGCGCTTGTCGCGCTCGGTCTGATGATCCTGCTTGAGCACCTCGGCGTCATCGGCGCGTGA
- a CDS encoding HEPN domain-containing protein gives MHALRETRVMKTSIDHLPPRKQVELRRVVEVIRESFAETVSTRRAERLKNGKILKIILYGSYARGDWVHDPVGRYFSDFDLLIVVDHEDLTDGEFWHDAENKLMPGETLIRTPVSLIVHSLEDVNEQLDRGRYFWADIVREGIVLFDTPGAKLRKPADLKAQVALKEAEEFFGDWTQSSASFARGAKFYMGEGADPKLAAFNLHQSAEHLYHCVLLVVTLYSGKAHNLAFLRKKCEAIDARLAEAWPRETKFERRCFELLREAYVKARYSKHYKISVEELTWLTQRVEVLRALATTVCEERLAHLREAASDDPSA, from the coding sequence ATGCACGCGTTGCGCGAGACTCGCGTCATGAAGACTTCGATCGATCATCTGCCGCCGCGCAAGCAGGTGGAACTGCGCCGGGTGGTCGAGGTGATCCGCGAGTCGTTCGCCGAAACCGTCTCGACCCGTCGGGCCGAGCGGCTGAAGAACGGCAAGATCCTCAAGATCATCCTCTACGGATCGTATGCGCGCGGCGATTGGGTCCATGATCCGGTCGGACGCTACTTCTCGGATTTCGATCTGTTGATCGTTGTCGATCATGAGGATCTGACCGACGGCGAGTTCTGGCATGACGCCGAGAACAAGCTGATGCCGGGCGAGACCCTGATCCGCACGCCGGTGAGCCTTATCGTGCACAGTCTGGAAGACGTGAACGAGCAGTTGGACCGCGGGCGATACTTCTGGGCCGACATCGTGCGTGAGGGCATCGTTCTCTTCGACACGCCCGGCGCCAAGCTGCGCAAGCCGGCTGACCTGAAAGCTCAGGTTGCCCTTAAGGAAGCGGAGGAGTTCTTCGGAGATTGGACGCAGAGTTCGGCCAGCTTTGCTCGTGGCGCGAAATTCTATATGGGCGAGGGCGCTGATCCTAAGCTCGCCGCGTTCAACCTTCATCAATCGGCTGAACACCTCTACCACTGCGTTTTGCTGGTTGTGACGCTCTACAGCGGCAAGGCGCACAACCTCGCCTTCCTGCGCAAGAAGTGCGAGGCGATCGACGCCCGCCTGGCCGAGGCCTGGCCGCGCGAGACCAAGTTCGAGCGCCGCTGCTTCGAGCTGCTGCGCGAGGCCTATGTGAAGGCTCGTTACTCCAAGCACTACAAGATTAGCGTCGAGGAACTGACCTGGTTGACCCAGCGGGTTGAGGTGCTGCGCGCGCTGGCGACGACTGTGTGCGAGGAACGGCTGGCCCATCTGCGCGAAGCGGCGAGCGATGACCCTTCCGCGTGA
- a CDS encoding alkaline phosphatase has product MRTLRLLTAVSACLILSSVPATAQDGAAPAAAAQTGATGRPAPGRARNVILFLADAGGVPTLSAASLLGYGEPLRLHVQGWPHLGLSETSPVDDFVSDSANGMSAIVTGVKTRNGVISQGPDAVRGQTDGAPTKTLLEYAEERGLLTGVITTQAITDATPAANYAHANDRAKWGEIFPQAFTPRFGDGVDVLFGAGREEIAEQLAARGSGFDALSAAHGRPIYATLADAPVDNLRPVVVADAMDVRAATLRALEILERSDTGYFLVVEWDAHTDDPRQGLQNVVDFDRLIAEVQSRVDLDDTLLLFTADHSFGLQVDGGRRGEPLLEGYDAWKTSGREEGLVRLENVLVNDSHTAEEVPVLAIGVGAERVRGYFPNTYLFKVMMDAWSWSADPTAVDQTATRSDGPRP; this is encoded by the coding sequence ATGAGAACGCTCCGCCTTCTGACCGCCGTCTCCGCCTGCCTCATCCTCTCCTCGGTCCCGGCGACGGCGCAGGACGGCGCCGCGCCCGCCGCAGCGGCCCAGACCGGCGCGACGGGCCGGCCCGCGCCCGGACGGGCGCGCAACGTCATCCTCTTCCTCGCCGACGCCGGCGGCGTGCCGACGCTCTCGGCGGCCAGCCTGCTGGGCTATGGCGAGCCGCTGCGGCTGCACGTTCAGGGCTGGCCGCATCTCGGCCTGAGCGAGACCTCGCCGGTGGACGACTTCGTCTCCGATTCCGCCAACGGCATGTCCGCCATCGTCACCGGCGTGAAGACCCGCAACGGCGTGATCAGCCAGGGCCCCGACGCCGTGCGGGGCCAGACTGACGGCGCGCCGACCAAGACCCTGCTCGAATACGCGGAGGAGCGCGGCTTGCTGACCGGCGTGATCACGACGCAGGCGATTACCGACGCCACCCCGGCCGCCAACTACGCCCATGCGAACGATCGCGCGAAATGGGGCGAGATCTTCCCCCAGGCCTTTACGCCCCGGTTCGGGGACGGCGTGGACGTGCTGTTCGGCGCCGGCCGCGAGGAGATCGCCGAGCAGCTCGCGGCGCGCGGCTCGGGCTTCGACGCGCTCAGCGCGGCCCACGGCCGTCCGATCTACGCGACGCTCGCCGATGCGCCGGTCGACAATCTCCGACCGGTCGTCGTCGCCGACGCGATGGACGTTCGCGCGGCGACGCTTCGGGCGCTCGAGATCCTGGAACGGTCGGACACGGGCTACTTCCTCGTGGTGGAATGGGACGCGCACACGGACGATCCGCGCCAAGGCCTGCAGAACGTCGTGGATTTCGACAGGCTGATCGCCGAAGTGCAGAGCCGCGTTGATCTCGACGACACCCTGCTGCTGTTCACGGCGGACCATTCCTTCGGTCTGCAGGTCGACGGCGGCCGCCGCGGCGAGCCGCTTCTGGAGGGCTATGACGCCTGGAAGACCTCGGGGCGCGAAGAGGGCCTCGTTCGGCTGGAGAACGTCCTGGTCAACGACAGCCACACCGCCGAAGAGGTGCCCGTGCTGGCGATCGGCGTCGGAGCCGAGCGCGTCCGCGGCTATTTCCCGAACACCTACCTCTTCAAGGTGATGATGGACGCCTGG